CGATGCCGCCGCTCGTGTCCACGCCGATTCGCCGCAAGCCTTGGAGCACCCGGTCGGCGCTTTCCCGCACCACGTCGCAGAGGATGAGGTCGCCCTGCGGCTGCCGGGCCGCGCCAGGCAGCACGGCCAGGTGGGTCACCCCCGCCTCCGCCGCGAGCAGGTCGACGACCTGCGTCGACCTGTCCGCCGGAGCGATCACCCTCAGGTGCAGCACTATCCTCCCTCGCCCGACCGGGTTGAATTTCCGCCCCACCGGGCGGTCGCGACTCTACCGCTCGACCTGTGATGACACGGACCGCACGAGAGCCCTGAGCAGGCCGTGTCCATGCGCGATGTTTCCGGGTTGATCGGGAGGAAGCAGCCTGAGTGTCTGGATTCGAGGCTGCTTGACCGTCTTGTACTGATAAAACACGTGAGTAGTTTTACGTCGCTTTCTCTCGGAGGTCGGATCGGTGCCGGTGCCTGGTGGTCTCGTGAACGCCCCGGAAAAACCTCTGCTGCTGCCTCGCCCTGACCCGGTCAAGCGCATCTTCGACGCGACCCTCGCGGCCGTGCTGCTGGTGCTGCTCACGCCGCTGCTGGTGGTGGTGGCGGTCCTCGTCATGGTGGGCCTCGGCCGCCCGGTGCTGTTCCGCCAGTGCCGCGCCGGCCTTCACGGCCGACCCTTCGAGGTGGTCAAGTTCCGGACGATGCGGCCGCCCAATCACGGCCGCAGCCTGGTCAGCGACGGCGACCGACTCACCCCGCTGGGGCGTTGGCTACGTGCCACCAGCCTGGACGAGCTGCCCACGCTCTGGAACGTTCTGCGCGGCGACATGAGCCTGGTGGGCCCGCGCCCGCTGCTGCCGGAGTACCTCGGTCGCTACTCCGCAAGCCAAGCCCGGCGGCACGAGGTACGGCCCGGTGTCACCGGCCTGGCTCAGGTGCGCGGGCGCAACAGCCTGAGCTGGGAGGAGAAGCTGGACCTCGACGTGCAGTACGTCGACACACGCAACTTCCGCCTCGACCTGTCGATCCTGGTCGCGACAGTGCGCACCGTGCTGCGCCGCGAAGGCATCAACGCGGCGGGGTCGGTCACCGCGCCGGAATTTCGCGGGACCGGCCATTGGTCGGGATCCGGCCGACAGGAGCAGAAGCCAGCACTTCGCCCCATGTCGGAGGTGCCGCGATGAGCCGGACGATCCACCTGTCAGCACCCGACGTCGGCCCCCTGGAGGAGTCGTATCTGGTGGCCGCGCTGCGGTCGGGGTGGGTCGCGCCAGTCGGTCCCGACCTTGAGGCGTTTGAGCGGGAGGTGGCTCATCGGGTCGGCACCCAGGGCGCGGTGGCCGTCACCTCCGGCACTGCCGCGCTGCACCTGGCCCTGCTCGGCCTCGGGGCCGGTCCGGGCGACGTGGTCCTGGTACCGACACTGACTTTCGTGGCCACCGCGAACGCGGTTCGCTACACAGGTGCCCGGCCGGTCTTCGTTGACTGCGACCCGCTCACCGGCAACGTTGATGTCGGGCTGCTCACCGAGACGCTGGGAAAGCTCAGGGCCCGAGGCGAGCGGATAGCCGCGGTCATACCGGTGGACATGTTCGGCAGCTGTGTCGACTACACAACCTTGTTGCCATTTTGTGCGGAGGCAGACGTACCGGTCGTGGAAGACGCCGCAGAGAGTCTCGGCGCCCACCACAACGGGCGGCCCGCGGGCTCGTTTGGACACGTCGGAGCGATCTCGTTCAACGGCAACAAGATCATGACGACATCGGGGGGCGGGATGCTCGTCTCCGACGATCTCGCCCTGCTCGCGCACGCCCGCCACCTCGCTACCCAGGCGCGAGAGCCAACGCTGCACTACGAGCACCACGAAATTGGATACAACTACCGACTGAGCAACCTGCTGGCCGCGCTCGGCCGGGCTCAGTTGATGAGGCTCGACGGAATGATCACTCGGCGCCGTGCTCTGCGGGACCGTTACACCAAGCGCTTCACCCCGGTGCCGGGCGTCGAGTTGATCGGCGGAGAGGACACCGGCTCCAACTGCTGGTTGACCTGCCTGCGCGTGGATGCGGCGCGCTCGGGCTGGGAAGCGACGGACCTCGCCGCCCACCTGGCCGCCCGCGACATCGAGACCCGGCCGGTGTGGAAACCGATGCACCGACAGCCGGTGTATGCCGAAGCCGAGAGTGTGCTCACGGGTGCGGCCGACACGCTTTTCGCTCAAGGACTCACTCTGCCCAGCGGCAGCGGGCTGACAGAACCTCAGGTCGAATTCGTGCTCGCGGCTATCGACGAATTCCTTTCCGCCACGGCTGAGGTGGCGTTCGCGTGACCATTCCACTTGTGGTTGTCGGTTGCGGCGGCCACGGCCGCGAGATGCTCATCGTCGCCCGCGCACTGGCGGACCAACCCGGGCAACCATGCTGGCGCCTGCTCGGCTTCATCGACGATCGGCCCTCAGAGGAGAACCTGAAGCGGGTACAGCGACTGGAGGTCCCCTTCCTCGGCGGTCTCGCCTGGCTACAGGACGCACCAGCGGACACCCACCACGTCATCGGGATTGGGGACCCCCAGGTGCGCAGGGCTGTCGGGGAGCGCATCGACCACTACGGCACACCCGCGGCGAGCCTCATCCATCCGGCGGCCACGATCGGTCCGGACACCGTTCACGGGCCCGGGTTCGTCGCCTTCGCGGGCGCTCGGGTCACCACAAACGTGACCATCGGTCGTCACGTGCACCTCAACCAGAACACCACTGTCGGGCACGACTGCGTGCTCGCCGACTACGTCTCGGTCAACCCCCTCGCCGCGGTTTCCGGTGACTGCCACCTCGACGAGGGGGTGCTGATCGGCACCACCGCCGCAGTGCTGCAGGGCCTGACCGTCGGACGGGACAGCATCGTGGGGGCAGGCGCCTGCGTCGTCCGCGACGTACCCGCCCGCGCAGTTGTCAAGGGCGTCCCGGCCCGCTGAGCTGGCATCGCCGACAAAGAATCCTGACTCTTCGTCTGAAAACTGATGTATTCACCCAAACAGCGCAAATAGCATGCCTCAAGCTAAAGCGGACAACTTCCTGCCCCCTCGGGCGGAATGGTCGGAAATGGATCAAGGAGCCCACATGCCGCTGGACACGGACAGCCCGCCACGGGTGGACGAGCCAACACGCCGATCCCGAGCCCGCCGCCGCACTGTCGCGTTCCTCGCTACCGATGCCACCGCTTGGCTCTGCGGCTTTCTCGCGGCCGCATGGACCCGCTACGAGTTCCAACCACCGCCGAACCTGTTCGCGCGAGCCGCCGTCGTCGCCACGCTCGCCGCACTGGTGCACGTCGCCGTGGCCGCGCTCCGGCGGCTCTACTCCGGACGTCATCCGCTGGGCAGCCTGCAGGAGGTCCAAGGCGTCGCCGGAACAACGATCACGACGGCCGGCATCCTGCTGCTCGGGCTGCTGCCGTCCGATGACCGGCCCGTGCCGGCTAGCACCCCACTGGTCGGCGGCGCTCTCGCCCTATTGTTCATGCTGGCAGCCCGGTTCGCGTACCGGCACCGGCGCGATCTTGCCATGCGTCCTGATCACAGGTCGGCGACGCCGGTCCTGCTCTTCGGGATGGGTGACGCCGGGCAGGGCCTGCTCCGCGCGATGCTCAGCGACCCACGCGGCCGGTACCTGCCGGTCGGCGCTCTCGACGACGACCCCGACAAGCGCGACCTGCGCATCGGCGGGGTACGCGTGCTCGGTGGGCGGCGCGACGTTGGCAAAGCGGTACGACGCACCAACGCCAGCACGGTCATCTTCTCTGTCGCCAATGCCGACGCCGCATTGATTCGGCAGATACGAGAAGCAACCCTCCAGACCGGGGCGGCGTTCAAGGTGCTGCCTCCGGTGCGGGACCTGGTCGACCACCGGATCACCGTCACCGACGTCCGCGACGTGCGGATCAGCGACCTGCTCGGGCGCCGCCAGGTGGTCGGCGATTTGCCACTGAGCACAAACACCCTGACCGGCCGACGGATCCTGGTCACCGGCGCCGGCGGCTCGATCGGCTCCGAACTCTGCCGCCAGGTGATGAAGGCGGACCCGGGCGAGCTGATGATGCTGGACCGGGACGAGTCCGCCCTGCACAGCCTCCAGATGTCGCTCGCCGGACGGGCCCTGCTAGACGGTCCTGAGCTGATCCTCGCCGATCTACGGGACGACGAGGGCATCCGACGGATCATCCGAGAACGCCGTCCGGAGATCATCTTTCACGCTGCGGCGCTCAAGCACCTGCCCCTGCTTCAGCGGCACCCCGGAGAGGCGGTCAAGACCAATGTCTGGGGCACCCTGTCCGTGCTCGACGCCTGCCAGGATGTAGCTAGGTTCGTGAACATCTCCACGGACAAGGCCGCCGATCCGATCAGCGTGCTCGGGTACTCCAAGCGAATCACCGAGATGCTGACCGCGCACGCGGCCTCACGGTTTCCGGGAACCTTCCTCAGCGTCCGGTTCGGAAACGTCTTAAGTAGCCGCGGATCGGTCGTGACTGCCTTTCAGCGGCAGATCGAGGCGGGCAACCCGCTGACCGTGACGCATCCGGACGTGACGCGCTACCTGATGACTGTCGAGGAAGCCGTGCACCTTGTGCTTCAGGCCGCCGAGATCGGTCGCGACGGGGAAGCATTGGTGCTTGACATGGGTGAGCCGGTCCGGATCGCCAACCTGGCCCGGCAAATGGCCGACCAGGCCGCGAGTACGGTGCCGATCGTCTACACCGGTCTACGGCCGGGCGAAAAGCTGCACGAGGATTTGCTGGGTGCCGGCGAAACAGACACCAGGCCGTTCCACCCGCTGATCTCGCACGTTTCAGTGCCCGTCCTGGATTCGCTGGAGGTCAGCGGCCTCGACCCGTATGACGACCCGGACAAGATTGTCGCGAAACTCGCCCAACTCTGCGCCCATCCGGTCAACCCGACCCACGCCGCCACCCGCGAAGCGCCGCTACCGCACTGACCCGTGGGCGGTGGTGTGGGCGTCGGGGCGCCCGGATCACCGCCCACGTAGTCGTTGAACGTGTGCTGAAGGGAGATTCCGCACGGTGACTTCGACCCACGAGAAACAGATTCACACGCAAGGCCCGCTGGCGAGCCCCCGGCTCCGGATCGTCGTTCTGATCAAAACAAACAGCGGCGGGGCTTGGATCCTGCCGCAGGTAGAGGCGATGCGGGGGCGCGGACACGAGGTCATCCTGGTGCTTCCCCCAGGCCCCGGCCGGCTCACCACCGAGCTGCGTGAACGGGGGTTCGAGGTTTTCGAGTGCCCGTTCCCACTACGGCCGGCACCATCGACGCTGGCCGGGCTCGCACGCCTGCGCCGCCTGATCCGCCGCCTGCGGCCGGATATCGTGCAGTATCACCTGATCGCCTCAGCGTACGCGGCGCGGCTGGCAACGGTCGGGCTACCCGTCCGCCGGGTACACAGCGTTGCCGGCCCGCTGTACCTGGACTCGCCATTGATTAGGACCGCGGAGCGCCTGATGTGGCGGTTGGACGACGTCATCGTCAACGGCTGCGCCAACGCCGCGGCGCGATACGAAGCGCTGGGATGCCCCCCGCACCGACTTCCGGTGGCGACCTACGGGGTGGATACCAGCAGGTTCGATCCGACAGAAAGCCCACCGGAGCAGCGCGTCGCGGCCCGGGCCGCGTTGGGCGTCGCTCCGGATGCGTTCCTGGCCATCATGGTCGCGTATGCCTATCCGCCGAAGCGGCTGGTCCACCGGGGACGCGGCATCAAGGGTCACGACGTGCTGCTCGATGCGTGGCGACTGTTCCGCGAAAAGCGCGAAAAGCACGAAAGCTTTCACCTGCTGCTGGTCGGCGGCGGCTGGACCCAGGCTGGGGAAACGTACCGGCATAGCCTCATCGATCGGTTCGGAGTCAACGAGGACGCCAGCATCACCTGGCTGACGAGCGTGCCCGATGTCCGGCCCTGCTACCTGGCAGCGGATGTCAGCGTCAGCCCGTCGCTGAGCGAGAGCCACGGGGCAGCGGTCGAGGCCGGGGCGATGGCCGTACCGAGCATCGTCAGTGACGCCGGGGGGCTCCCCGAGACGGTCGACGCCCGGTCCGGCTGGGTCGTGCCCCGCGACGACCCGCCCGCGCTGGCAGCGGCCCTGAATGACGCATACGCCGAATTCACTGCGGGCACGTTGGCAAGCCGCGGCTCGGCCGCTCGGCAACGTATGGTCGACCAGTTCGACAACCGTAAGACAGCCGAGCAGGTCACTGATGTCTGCGAACAGGTCGCCGCGCTGGTGGTGCGCCGATGAGGGTCGTGGTGAGCACCGAATCTCGGTTCAGCCGCACCCCCAACGGTCGTGTCTGGGTCCAGGCGGGACCGGACAACTCGATCTGGCGGCGCTACCTCACCGTGTTCCAGCGCGTCCGGGTGGTCGGCCGGACGCTTGACGTAGTGGACGTTCCCGAAGGGGCCGCACGGGTGGACGGAGACGGCGTCGAGGTCTGGCCGTTGCCGTACTACGTCGGCCCCCGCCAGTACCTGCTCCGCCGGCACGTGGTGGCACGTGCTGTCACCGCATCGGCGGACGCCGACGATGCGGTGATCCTCCGAGTGCCCTCCCCTATCGGCTCTCTGTTGGCTGCGGCGCGAGAACGTGCCAGGCTTCCGTACGCCTTGGAAGTCATCGGCGATCCGTACGACGTGCTCGCCCCGGGCGTGGTCCGCCATCCACTTCGGCCGGTGCTGCGAGCGTCGGCCACACGACGGTTGCGCCAGCAGTGTCGCTCGGCAGTCGCTGTAGCGTATGAGACGGAACGGCATCTGCAGCGGCGATACCCCAGCCTGCCCAGCACTCCCACAACTGGCATTTCCAGCGTCGACCTGCCGCCGGCGGCGTACGTCCCACGAGCACGGGGCGTTCGGCCGTTGCTGCAGGAAGCCAAGCTAATTTCGATCGGCTCACTTGAACAGCTCTACAAGGGCATCGACACTTTGATCGAGGCGATCGCCCGGTCGAGGGCCCTTTCCCCGCAGCTCCGGCTGGTGCACGTCGGGGTCGGCGCGTACCGCCCCGACCTCGAACAACTCGCCGCACGGCTCGGCGTTGCAGACCGGGTGACCTTCACGGGTGTGCTGCCGACCGTCG
Above is a window of Micromonospora coriariae DNA encoding:
- a CDS encoding nucleoside-diphosphate sugar epimerase/dehydratase, whose product is MPLDTDSPPRVDEPTRRSRARRRTVAFLATDATAWLCGFLAAAWTRYEFQPPPNLFARAAVVATLAALVHVAVAALRRLYSGRHPLGSLQEVQGVAGTTITTAGILLLGLLPSDDRPVPASTPLVGGALALLFMLAARFAYRHRRDLAMRPDHRSATPVLLFGMGDAGQGLLRAMLSDPRGRYLPVGALDDDPDKRDLRIGGVRVLGGRRDVGKAVRRTNASTVIFSVANADAALIRQIREATLQTGAAFKVLPPVRDLVDHRITVTDVRDVRISDLLGRRQVVGDLPLSTNTLTGRRILVTGAGGSIGSELCRQVMKADPGELMMLDRDESALHSLQMSLAGRALLDGPELILADLRDDEGIRRIIRERRPEIIFHAAALKHLPLLQRHPGEAVKTNVWGTLSVLDACQDVARFVNISTDKAADPISVLGYSKRITEMLTAHAASRFPGTFLSVRFGNVLSSRGSVVTAFQRQIEAGNPLTVTHPDVTRYLMTVEEAVHLVLQAAEIGRDGEALVLDMGEPVRIANLARQMADQAASTVPIVYTGLRPGEKLHEDLLGAGETDTRPFHPLISHVSVPVLDSLEVSGLDPYDDPDKIVAKLAQLCAHPVNPTHAATREAPLPH
- a CDS encoding sugar transferase; its protein translation is MNAPEKPLLLPRPDPVKRIFDATLAAVLLVLLTPLLVVVAVLVMVGLGRPVLFRQCRAGLHGRPFEVVKFRTMRPPNHGRSLVSDGDRLTPLGRWLRATSLDELPTLWNVLRGDMSLVGPRPLLPEYLGRYSASQARRHEVRPGVTGLAQVRGRNSLSWEEKLDLDVQYVDTRNFRLDLSILVATVRTVLRREGINAAGSVTAPEFRGTGHWSGSGRQEQKPALRPMSEVPR
- a CDS encoding glycosyltransferase family 4 protein; the encoded protein is MDGDGVEVWPLPYYVGPRQYLLRRHVVARAVTASADADDAVILRVPSPIGSLLAAARERARLPYALEVIGDPYDVLAPGVVRHPLRPVLRASATRRLRQQCRSAVAVAYETERHLQRRYPSLPSTPTTGISSVDLPPAAYVPRARGVRPLLQEAKLISIGSLEQLYKGIDTLIEAIARSRALSPQLRLVHVGVGAYRPDLEQLAARLGVADRVTFTGVLPTVEAVREQLDGADLFVMPSRTEGLPRALIEAMARALPAIGSTVGGIPELLPSANLVPPDDPAALATAITRLLADPERLASASANNLARARQFSTETLGARRLAYYGAVAEAARKPLRQRSTLVIGR
- a CDS encoding acetyltransferase, which produces MTIPLVVVGCGGHGREMLIVARALADQPGQPCWRLLGFIDDRPSEENLKRVQRLEVPFLGGLAWLQDAPADTHHVIGIGDPQVRRAVGERIDHYGTPAASLIHPAATIGPDTVHGPGFVAFAGARVTTNVTIGRHVHLNQNTTVGHDCVLADYVSVNPLAAVSGDCHLDEGVLIGTTAAVLQGLTVGRDSIVGAGACVVRDVPARAVVKGVPAR
- a CDS encoding glycosyltransferase, which translates into the protein MTSTHEKQIHTQGPLASPRLRIVVLIKTNSGGAWILPQVEAMRGRGHEVILVLPPGPGRLTTELRERGFEVFECPFPLRPAPSTLAGLARLRRLIRRLRPDIVQYHLIASAYAARLATVGLPVRRVHSVAGPLYLDSPLIRTAERLMWRLDDVIVNGCANAAARYEALGCPPHRLPVATYGVDTSRFDPTESPPEQRVAARAALGVAPDAFLAIMVAYAYPPKRLVHRGRGIKGHDVLLDAWRLFREKREKHESFHLLLVGGGWTQAGETYRHSLIDRFGVNEDASITWLTSVPDVRPCYLAADVSVSPSLSESHGAAVEAGAMAVPSIVSDAGGLPETVDARSGWVVPRDDPPALAAALNDAYAEFTAGTLASRGSAARQRMVDQFDNRKTAEQVTDVCEQVAALVVRR
- a CDS encoding DegT/DnrJ/EryC1/StrS family aminotransferase gives rise to the protein MSRTIHLSAPDVGPLEESYLVAALRSGWVAPVGPDLEAFEREVAHRVGTQGAVAVTSGTAALHLALLGLGAGPGDVVLVPTLTFVATANAVRYTGARPVFVDCDPLTGNVDVGLLTETLGKLRARGERIAAVIPVDMFGSCVDYTTLLPFCAEADVPVVEDAAESLGAHHNGRPAGSFGHVGAISFNGNKIMTTSGGGMLVSDDLALLAHARHLATQAREPTLHYEHHEIGYNYRLSNLLAALGRAQLMRLDGMITRRRALRDRYTKRFTPVPGVELIGGEDTGSNCWLTCLRVDAARSGWEATDLAAHLAARDIETRPVWKPMHRQPVYAEAESVLTGAADTLFAQGLTLPSGSGLTEPQVEFVLAAIDEFLSATAEVAFA